From Leishmania mexicana MHOM/GT/2001/U1103 complete genome, chromosome 21, a single genomic window includes:
- a CDS encoding zinc finger domain-like protein: protein MDNGDLLRYALQRREYLVAMWLTLQQRWFVTSFNSSTRVVGWAVVAFGVGLVTFTVVTFARNVVPVLTTPGTLPYVLLQCLLVLVSFNIYVNYFCSTAFSRHIGRAPPAYTYRGPYATNTAGAHHDGSDSSEDSGDDGAQEGDGSPWVYGSTQMSSVVAGVPLSQHASSSPRPCTEAPRGPFDTTLDDSPSPRVPVPAVTGMATPLQPLLPTTNFPGIRVVRVFRGDESVDGDAAATVPLHQQKAGVACRRGSMRSLLACLTRLTRSASAVFHVLGCHWCHLPNRPKTVASLDTLLELEAIAGTAERYPPRLRVARVLDVPRRYCHHCRRLKAPREHHCAICNECVTKMDHHCPWINNCVDAENQRYFLLFVWWLWVGTLLATGFLGYGYIRENSNARKLRRLRAQWKTSPNKAAVEAKLRALHMPYGPAGVLLTSYLARLTLGVAVIVCLCMSLFLYVNRRLVLENTTAIESIYVHEKRTHVYQSTNFTYRSPYDLGKWLNFIDLFSTARDPLVKMVLRAEAETDRRAIATRPGGCADNRGWRWTAAARRLAQRVGIVVWLTGFPTFRPIYGDGVHYPTFDLLASGELHPLLAE, encoded by the coding sequence ATGGACAATGGGGATCTCCTTCGCTACGCACTGCAGAGGCGCGAATACCTCGTCGCCATGTGGCTCACtcttcagcagcgctggtTCGTCACGTCCTTCAACTCCTCGACGCGGGTCGTGGGCTGGGCCGTCGTTGCATTTGGCGTGGGCCTCGTCACCTTCACTGTGGTGACATTTGCGCGCAACGTGGTGCCGGTGCTCACCACGCCAGGCACCCTCCCCTATGTGCTTCTACAGTGCCTCCTTGTGCTTGTCTCCTTCAACATCTATGTCAACTATTTCTGCTCGACAGCATTCTCGAGGCACATCGGCCGAGCACCGCCAGCTTACACGTATCGGGGCCCGTACGCCACCAATACGGCCGGGGCTCACCACGACGGCTCCGACTCCTCAGAGGACAgtggcgatgacggcgcGCAAGAAGGCGATGGTAGCCCGTGGGTGTATGGCAGCACGCAGATGAGCTCCGTTGTCGCTGGTGTCCCGTTATCGCAGCACGCGTCTTCCTCTCCGCGCCCCTGCACGGAGGCACCGCGAGGCCCCTTCGACACTACGCTCGACGACTCCCCGTCGCCTCGAGTGCCTGTGCCGGCGGTTACGGGAATGGCGACACCGTTGCAACCGCTGCTCCCGACGACCAACTTTCCCGGCATTCGCGTTGTGCGAGTCTTTAGGGGCGACGAGAGCGTGGACggagacgccgctgccacggtgCCGCTACACCAGCAAAAAGCTGGCGTTGCCTGTAGGAGAGGTAGCATGCGCTCGCTACTCGCTTGTCTCACCCGTCTTACCCGGAGTGCTAGTGCTGTGTTCCATGTGCTAGGGTGCCACTGGTGCCACCTGCCGAATCGGCCAAAGACAGTGGCATCGCTGGACACACTTCTCGAACTCGAAGCGATTGCTGGAACCGCTGAGCGCTacccgccgcggctgcgagTCGCTCGCGTGCTGGACGTGCCGCGGCGCTACTGTcatcactgccgccgcctgaAGGCGCCGCGCGAGCACCACTGCGCGATATGCAACGAGTGTGTCACGAAGATGGACCACCATTGCCCGTGGATCAACAACTGTGTCGACGCGGAGAACCAGCGCTACTTCCTACTGTTTGTGTGGTGGCTGTGGGTGGGCACCTTGCTGGCCACCGGCTTCCTGGGCTACGGCTACATACGTGAAAACAGCAACGCCCGCAAGCTTCGGCGACTGCGCGCGCAGTGGAAGACGTCGCCAAACAAGGCCGCTGTGGAGGCGAAACTGCGTGCCCTGCACATGCCCTACGGCCCTGCCGGTGTACTGCTTACATCGTATTTAGCAAGGCTGACACTGGGCGTGGCGGTCATCGTCTGTCTCTGCATGTCGCTCTTCCTGTACGTCAACAGGCGCCTGGTGTTGGAGAACACGACGGCGATCGAGAGCATTTACGTGCATgagaagcgcacgcacgtctaCCAGTCCACCAACTTTACGTACCGCAGCCCGTACGACTTGGGGAAGTGGCTGAACTTCATCGACCTCTTCTCCACCGCGCGTGACCCGCTGGTGAAGATGGTGCtgagggcggaggcggagacggATAGGAGAGCCATAGCGACCCGCCCCGGCGGCTGTGCAGACAACCGTGGATGGCGCTGGACGGCTGCCGCCAGGCGTTTGGCGCAACGCGTGGGAATCGTCGTGTGGCTCACCGGCTTTCCAACGTTCCGGCCAATCTACGGGGATGGAGTGCACTACCCCACATTTGACTTGCTTGCGTCCGGTGAGCTGCACCCGCTACTGGCGGAGTAG